Proteins co-encoded in one Dyella japonica A8 genomic window:
- a CDS encoding GlxA family transcriptional regulator translates to MQRIGFLVYPGFQMMSLAAASAFEFANLALKLTNYEVCIVSGSGGPVMSSLGTAIHTEAMGTQRFDTLLIAGAVGVPEVDASVIDIIRAAPSTSRRVAAICTGAFLLAQAGLLDGRRATTHWMLARQLKQQYGAVTVEEDRIFIIDGDIWTSAGMSAGVDLALAMVERDLGSEVARTVAQHLVVYHRRTGGQSQFSALLELEPKSDRIQNALTYARSHLRSALTVEELAAAAHLSPRQFSRAFTAETGQSPAKAVEQLRVEAARLMMEQTQHRIEIIAREVGFADRERMRRAFLRSFGQSPQAMRRHALGQHANAMDNDMSRVA, encoded by the coding sequence ATGCAGCGTATCGGTTTCCTGGTGTACCCCGGCTTCCAGATGATGTCGTTGGCCGCGGCGTCCGCTTTTGAGTTCGCCAACCTCGCGCTGAAACTCACCAATTACGAGGTCTGCATCGTGTCGGGGTCGGGCGGGCCGGTCATGAGCTCGCTGGGCACCGCCATCCACACGGAAGCCATGGGCACGCAGCGCTTCGACACGCTGCTGATTGCTGGCGCCGTGGGTGTTCCCGAGGTCGATGCGTCCGTCATCGACATCATTCGTGCCGCGCCCAGCACGTCGCGCCGCGTAGCCGCCATCTGCACGGGTGCATTCCTGTTGGCGCAGGCAGGCCTTTTGGATGGGCGTCGGGCCACCACGCACTGGATGCTCGCCAGGCAACTGAAGCAGCAGTACGGGGCGGTAACGGTCGAGGAAGACCGCATTTTCATCATCGATGGCGACATCTGGACGTCCGCCGGCATGAGCGCGGGCGTCGACCTGGCCCTGGCCATGGTCGAACGGGACCTCGGCAGCGAGGTGGCGCGCACCGTGGCGCAACACCTGGTTGTCTACCATCGCCGGACGGGCGGCCAATCGCAGTTCTCCGCGCTGCTCGAACTGGAACCCAAGTCGGACCGCATCCAGAACGCGCTGACCTATGCCAGGAGTCATCTGCGCTCTGCCCTCACCGTCGAGGAACTGGCGGCTGCTGCCCATCTGAGCCCCCGCCAGTTCAGTCGTGCATTCACCGCCGAAACCGGTCAGTCGCCCGCCAAGGCGGTGGAACAGCTGCGCGTGGAAGCCGCACGACTGATGATGGAGCAGACGCAACATCGCATCGAGATCATTGCCCGCGAGGTGGGGTTCGCCGACCGGGAGCGCATGCGGCGGGCATTTCTGCGCAGCTTCGGTCAGTCACCGCAAGCGATGCGAAGGCATGCGCTGGGGCAGCATGCCAACGCCATGGACAACGACATGTCTCGCGTTGCCTGA
- a CDS encoding SDR family NAD(P)-dependent oxidoreductase, translated as MTTLEKGTALITGASSGIGAIYADRLAHDGYDLILVARRRQHLDTLARRLTDETGRSVQVVQADLNDPADLASVEQLLRTDRTLSMLVNNAGLGATAPLLEADVNRMAEMISLNVSALTRLTYAAVPGFVERGSGTVINIASVVAIAPELLNGVYGGTKAYVLAFTRSLHHELAAKGVRVQAVLPGATATEFWDVAGTPVEHLPSAIVMRADAMVDAALAGLDQGELFTIPALPDARDLVAYEAAREKLLPQLSRSAPAERYLVARVS; from the coding sequence ATGACCACACTCGAAAAAGGCACCGCCCTCATCACCGGCGCCTCCAGCGGTATCGGTGCCATCTATGCGGACCGTCTGGCCCACGATGGATATGACCTCATCCTGGTCGCGCGCCGCCGCCAGCATCTGGATACGCTCGCCCGGCGACTGACGGACGAAACGGGACGCTCGGTACAGGTGGTTCAGGCCGACTTGAATGATCCCGCCGACCTCGCCAGCGTGGAGCAATTGCTGCGCACGGATCGCACGCTCTCGATGCTGGTGAACAACGCGGGCCTCGGTGCCACCGCGCCGCTGCTCGAGGCGGACGTGAATCGCATGGCCGAGATGATTTCGCTCAACGTCAGCGCGCTGACGCGACTCACTTATGCTGCGGTGCCTGGTTTCGTCGAGCGTGGGAGTGGCACGGTGATCAACATCGCGTCGGTGGTGGCCATCGCCCCCGAACTGCTCAATGGTGTCTATGGCGGCACCAAGGCGTATGTACTGGCCTTTACGCGCTCGCTGCATCACGAGCTGGCCGCCAAAGGTGTGCGTGTGCAAGCGGTGCTTCCCGGAGCCACGGCGACGGAGTTCTGGGACGTGGCCGGCACGCCGGTAGAGCATCTGCCTTCGGCCATCGTCATGCGCGCAGACGCCATGGTGGATGCCGCCCTGGCTGGCCTCGATCAGGGCGAGCTCTTCACCATTCCGGCCTTGCCCGATGCCCGCGATCTGGTGGCGTATGAAGCAGCGCGCGAGAAGCTGCTACCCCAGCTCTCAAGGTCGGCGCCGGCGGAGCGTTATCTCGTGGCACGGGTGTCCTGA
- a CDS encoding alpha/beta fold hydrolase: MLKLHKALLGALLSTMAATSAYAGSAPAAKDIVLVHGAFVDGSGWQAVYDILRKDGYHVSVVQEPLTGLADDIAATKRVIDQQTGPIVLVGHSYAGAIITDAGSDPKVRALVYVAAFQPDAQETIGALVSKFAPPNDAVRSTPDGFLYIDPAKFHATVAADVPASATEFLADAQQPVSATVFATPTTVAAWHSKPSYAVLTTQDHAINPELQRWMYQRSGAKVTEVKASHAVYASQPAVVAKVIETAARPSD, translated from the coding sequence ATGCTCAAGCTACACAAGGCGCTGCTTGGCGCCCTCTTGTCGACCATGGCGGCCACCTCGGCCTACGCCGGATCCGCGCCGGCCGCGAAGGACATTGTCCTGGTGCACGGCGCCTTCGTGGATGGCTCGGGATGGCAGGCCGTCTACGACATCCTGAGGAAGGACGGCTACCACGTCAGCGTGGTCCAGGAGCCGCTTACAGGGCTGGCCGACGATATCGCGGCCACGAAGCGCGTCATCGATCAACAGACAGGGCCGATCGTACTGGTGGGCCATAGTTATGCCGGCGCCATCATCACGGACGCTGGCAGTGATCCCAAGGTGCGTGCGCTGGTTTACGTGGCGGCCTTCCAGCCGGATGCCCAGGAAACCATCGGAGCACTGGTATCGAAGTTCGCTCCGCCGAACGATGCCGTGCGCTCCACGCCCGATGGCTTCCTGTACATCGATCCGGCGAAGTTCCATGCCACGGTGGCGGCGGATGTTCCCGCATCGGCCACTGAATTCCTTGCCGATGCGCAACAACCCGTCTCCGCCACGGTGTTTGCCACGCCGACAACGGTAGCGGCGTGGCACAGCAAACCGAGCTACGCGGTTCTGACCACGCAGGATCACGCGATAAATCCCGAACTTCAGCGCTGGATGTACCAGCGTTCCGGCGCCAAGGTCACCGAGGTGAAAGCGAGTCACGCGGTTTACGCCTCCCAGCCCGCCGTCGTTGCCAAGGTCATCGAGACAGCGGCACGTCCATCCGATTGA
- a CDS encoding epoxide hydrolase family protein: MNSKPLTAACHPLTPIDKNDVIPSFDTFASTLKASVIAHLAGLALLVAAVVAGTASAAEATVPPATPKAGDDTSIRPFHIAIPEAQLVDLRKRIEETRWPDKETVTDRTQGAQLARMQDLVHYWQTGYDWRKAEAKLNALPEFVTTIDGVDIQFVWVRSRNPNALPLIMTHGWPGSVFEMIKTVGPLTDPVAYGGRAEDAFDLVLPSMPGYGFSGKPTGTGWTPDHMARAWAELMRRLGYKHYVAQGGDWGSVIVDKMAAQKPAGLLGIHVNMPATVPPEIADALRAGQPAPGGLSDKEKAAYNAMNNLYSKGGGYAAMMVTRPQTEGYSLADSPVGSAAWMYDKFADWTYSGGDPERSLTKDEMLDDITLYWLTNTSTSAARLYWENNANNFNAVDISIPAAVTVFPGEIYQAPRSWTERAYHHLIYFNEVDKGGHFAAWEQPELFSEELRKAFRPLRH; this comes from the coding sequence GTGAATTCCAAACCACTGACGGCGGCGTGCCACCCGCTGACGCCCATCGACAAGAACGATGTCATCCCCTCGTTCGATACGTTCGCATCCACCCTGAAGGCTTCGGTCATCGCGCATCTTGCCGGCCTGGCCTTGCTGGTCGCCGCGGTCGTGGCCGGCACCGCATCGGCGGCCGAAGCCACCGTGCCCCCGGCGACGCCCAAGGCTGGCGATGACACATCCATTCGCCCTTTCCACATCGCCATTCCCGAGGCGCAGCTGGTTGACCTGCGCAAGCGCATCGAGGAAACCCGCTGGCCGGACAAGGAGACGGTCACCGACCGGACCCAGGGCGCCCAGCTCGCCAGGATGCAGGATCTGGTGCACTACTGGCAGACCGGTTACGACTGGCGCAAGGCCGAGGCCAAGCTCAACGCCTTGCCTGAATTCGTGACCACCATCGACGGTGTGGACATCCAGTTCGTGTGGGTCCGTTCGCGCAACCCGAACGCCCTGCCCCTGATCATGACCCATGGTTGGCCCGGGTCCGTGTTCGAAATGATCAAGACCGTCGGCCCTCTCACCGATCCTGTCGCCTACGGCGGCCGGGCGGAGGATGCCTTCGACCTCGTGCTGCCCTCCATGCCGGGATACGGCTTCTCCGGCAAGCCCACCGGCACCGGCTGGACGCCCGATCACATGGCCCGCGCCTGGGCCGAACTCATGCGCCGCCTCGGCTACAAGCACTACGTTGCGCAAGGCGGTGACTGGGGCTCGGTCATCGTCGACAAGATGGCGGCGCAAAAGCCGGCGGGCCTGCTTGGCATTCACGTCAACATGCCTGCCACCGTGCCGCCGGAGATCGCGGACGCACTGCGTGCAGGCCAGCCGGCACCGGGCGGACTTTCGGACAAGGAGAAAGCCGCCTACAACGCGATGAACAACCTCTACAGCAAGGGTGGCGGTTATGCCGCGATGATGGTGACGCGCCCGCAGACCGAGGGCTACTCGCTTGCCGACTCCCCCGTGGGATCGGCGGCCTGGATGTACGACAAGTTCGCGGACTGGACGTATAGCGGCGGCGACCCCGAGCGTTCGCTGACGAAGGACGAGATGCTGGACGACATCACGCTGTACTGGCTCACCAACACCTCGACGTCGGCGGCACGCCTGTATTGGGAAAACAACGCCAACAACTTCAATGCCGTCGATATTTCGATTCCCGCGGCCGTCACCGTTTTTCCGGGTGAGATCTATCAGGCACCACGGAGCTGGACAGAACGCGCCTATCACCACCTCATCTATTTCAATGAGGTGGACAAGGGCGGCCATTTCGCGGCGTGGGAACAGCCGGAACTCTTCAGTGAAGAACTGCGCAAGGCGTTCCGGCCGCTTCGTCATTGA